From one Treponema denticola genomic stretch:
- the aroC gene encoding chorismate synthase — protein MGANSFGRFFTVTTFGESRSSGVGAVIDGCPAGIPLCAEDIQKELNRRKPGSLSPFSTKRNEDDICEILSGVFEGKTLGSPIAVLVRNKETSSKDYENLKDVYRPGHADYAYDVKYGHRDYRGGGRSSGRETIGRLIGGAAAKKMLETFAIKDGKKPIAVHVRAEEIAGLKTGLPLKEDDALPEPIFEKLSSLASKGDSAGCILSCSVLNVSEGLGSPVFGKLDAVLSQALMSIGAVKGIEIGGGFFSASITGSENNDISKNYSGGILGGISCNMSYPLNLNHEGARKDENRCQIDFRLAVKPVPSIKMSQASFNKRGEKCTLSVGGNHDICLFPRIVPVVEAMCYLVLADAFLVSKIERF, from the coding sequence ATGGGGGCAAATTCTTTTGGGCGTTTTTTTACGGTAACAACTTTTGGAGAAAGCAGGAGTAGCGGGGTAGGGGCTGTAATAGACGGCTGCCCTGCCGGTATTCCTCTTTGTGCCGAGGATATTCAAAAAGAGCTTAACCGCAGAAAACCCGGCTCCTTAAGTCCTTTTTCTACAAAACGGAATGAAGATGACATTTGCGAAATTCTATCCGGTGTTTTTGAAGGCAAGACTCTGGGAAGCCCTATCGCCGTTCTGGTTAGAAACAAAGAAACCTCCTCCAAGGATTATGAAAACTTAAAAGATGTTTACCGTCCAGGGCATGCCGATTATGCTTATGATGTAAAATACGGGCATCGGGATTACCGAGGCGGAGGCCGCTCTTCCGGACGGGAAACGATAGGCCGGCTTATCGGCGGAGCTGCTGCAAAAAAAATGCTCGAAACCTTTGCTATAAAGGATGGTAAAAAGCCCATTGCTGTGCATGTAAGAGCCGAAGAAATTGCAGGTCTTAAAACAGGCCTTCCTCTTAAAGAAGATGATGCTCTGCCTGAGCCTATTTTTGAGAAACTGTCATCTCTAGCTTCTAAGGGAGATTCGGCCGGTTGTATTTTATCCTGTTCTGTTTTAAATGTTTCCGAAGGGCTCGGCTCTCCTGTTTTCGGCAAACTTGATGCGGTCTTGTCTCAAGCTTTAATGTCGATAGGTGCTGTCAAAGGCATAGAAATCGGAGGAGGTTTTTTCTCGGCTTCTATTACAGGCAGCGAGAATAATGACATTTCAAAAAATTATTCGGGCGGTATTTTGGGCGGTATTTCCTGCAATATGAGTTATCCTTTAAATTTAAACCATGAGGGTGCAAGAAAAGATGAAAACAGATGTCAGATAGATTTTAGGCTTGCCGTAAAGCCTGTTCCGTCAATCAAAATGAGCCAAGCCTCCTTTAACAAAAGAGGGGAGAAATGTACGCTTTCTGTTGGAGGAAATCACGACATCTGCCTTTTTCCTCGCATTGTGCCTGTGGTTGAAGCAATGTGTTATTTAGTTCTTGCAGATGCCTTTCTGGTTTCTAAGATAGAAAGATTTTAG
- the trmB gene encoding tRNA (guanosine(46)-N7)-methyltransferase TrmB, with protein sequence MTEGQKRNYEAFYEKWCIPYTEKKVDFTVLFQNNNPVIIEIGFGMGTATAQIAEDNPDKNYLGIEVFKAGVGKLLGEIEEKKLNNLRIIEHDAIEVLENMIDDESVDGFHIFFPDPWQKKRNHKRRLVRRPRTDLLSKKLKKGAYIYMVTDWENYAEDAFEQLSETPNLKSKYEKFAPSQSWRPTTKFEKKGLKKDHVINELIFEKN encoded by the coding sequence ATGACTGAGGGACAAAAAAGAAATTATGAAGCTTTTTATGAAAAATGGTGTATTCCGTATACTGAAAAAAAAGTTGATTTTACGGTCCTTTTTCAAAATAATAATCCTGTAATCATAGAAATCGGGTTCGGCATGGGGACTGCAACTGCCCAAATTGCCGAGGATAATCCCGATAAAAACTATCTCGGTATAGAAGTTTTTAAGGCCGGAGTAGGAAAACTTTTAGGCGAAATAGAAGAAAAAAAATTGAATAATTTACGGATTATCGAACATGATGCAATTGAAGTTTTAGAAAATATGATAGATGATGAAAGTGTTGACGGCTTTCATATTTTTTTTCCTGATCCGTGGCAAAAAAAACGGAATCATAAAAGACGGCTTGTAAGAAGGCCTCGAACCGATTTGCTTTCAAAAAAATTAAAAAAGGGTGCCTATATTTATATGGTAACCGATTGGGAAAATTATGCAGAGGATGCCTTTGAGCAATTGAGCGAAACTCCAAATCTAAAATCCAAATACGAAAAATTCGCTCCAAGCCAAAGCTGGCGGCCTACAACAAAGTTTGAAAAAAAGGGCTTAAAAAAAGATCATGTGATAAATGAGCTCATATTTGAAAAAAATTAG
- a CDS encoding tetratricopeptide repeat protein codes for MTDFQKFLIGILAGIFIAVLVVVGILFFTKSKTSDSAAADTQILAKIEAEKEELARLQEKIAKKEAELEQAKKEAEKERELLEAESIKKAEEINKNLAAASEKEKKAAEEEKKRKAEEALKRAEEARKRQEELIKQQQVLKEAEAKKKASIDEAKKIAAAKAEADRKAKAEQERKAKEEAERKAKAEQERKAKLAAEQKAKDEAAKKTADAEKEKKRLEEEAKKKAALDAQKAQEAERLAKQNADAKTRAQMEEVERLVSEGINFLKNGNLNSALSTFSKASSKMPDSEASFTAKKYLDMASALNDYASAREGTGDAEKALSDADSYIKKSVNADGQNARAHYVYSQIADAQKQPQVAFVELEKAQSLDPDNYLYNYELGKKYYARGHYQKAKTSFERSVKSNPKFDSAFFNLGMSCRKLGLENEAFSAFLSAVKIKPDYVKAFLEMARIRKAQRKFDQAIENYKNAVSYEPANLPALREMAQVYADLGQNNLAERHFKEAITLGEDDAITYYNLATVQVDLEKYGEALSNAEKAYKLKPADARVLYTYGLTLEKNGRKSEAYDYYTQAASTNKNYAKPRINLGRMYLDEGKFGEAEENLLAAYRLEPNNFEVNTNLGKLYGLKGDYTKSVNHYSNAVKNQPRNITAKQNLAAAYISADLKENAVSVYEQIIKVDTKNWDAYYELGKLYISLDKKADAKLILEGVLNKNPNYSKASEIRSILSSL; via the coding sequence TTGACTGATTTTCAAAAATTCTTAATAGGTATTTTAGCGGGTATTTTTATAGCCGTTTTAGTTGTTGTAGGCATCTTATTTTTTACAAAGAGCAAGACTTCTGATTCCGCTGCTGCCGATACGCAGATCCTTGCTAAAATTGAGGCTGAAAAAGAAGAGCTTGCCCGTCTTCAAGAAAAAATAGCTAAAAAAGAAGCTGAGCTTGAACAGGCCAAAAAAGAAGCCGAAAAAGAAAGAGAGCTTTTAGAGGCGGAAAGCATTAAAAAAGCCGAGGAGATTAACAAGAATCTTGCCGCTGCATCTGAAAAAGAAAAAAAGGCTGCCGAAGAAGAAAAGAAAAGAAAGGCTGAAGAGGCTTTAAAAAGGGCGGAAGAAGCAAGAAAACGGCAAGAAGAGTTGATCAAGCAGCAACAGGTCTTAAAAGAAGCTGAAGCAAAGAAAAAAGCATCGATAGATGAAGCAAAAAAAATCGCTGCTGCCAAGGCTGAAGCAGACCGCAAAGCAAAGGCCGAACAAGAGCGTAAAGCCAAAGAAGAAGCAGAACGAAAGGCGAAGGCTGAACAGGAGCGCAAGGCAAAATTAGCAGCCGAACAAAAGGCAAAAGATGAAGCTGCAAAAAAGACAGCCGATGCAGAAAAAGAAAAAAAGAGGCTCGAAGAAGAAGCCAAAAAGAAGGCTGCTTTAGATGCGCAAAAAGCTCAAGAAGCTGAAAGACTTGCAAAGCAAAATGCCGATGCAAAGACCAGAGCTCAAATGGAAGAGGTTGAACGCTTGGTTTCCGAGGGAATAAATTTTTTAAAAAACGGAAATCTAAATTCGGCTCTTAGTACCTTTTCAAAGGCTTCATCTAAAATGCCCGATTCTGAAGCTTCATTTACTGCAAAAAAATATTTGGATATGGCTTCTGCTTTAAACGACTATGCTTCGGCACGTGAAGGAACCGGAGATGCAGAGAAAGCTCTTTCGGATGCCGATTCATACATAAAAAAATCCGTAAATGCCGACGGACAAAATGCAAGAGCTCATTATGTTTATTCTCAGATTGCAGACGCACAAAAACAGCCTCAGGTTGCCTTTGTAGAGTTGGAAAAGGCTCAAAGTTTGGACCCCGATAATTATTTATACAATTATGAACTCGGTAAAAAATATTACGCAAGAGGTCATTATCAAAAGGCAAAAACTTCCTTTGAAAGAAGCGTAAAATCCAATCCCAAATTCGATAGTGCTTTTTTTAATTTGGGAATGTCTTGCAGAAAATTAGGTTTGGAAAATGAAGCTTTTTCCGCTTTTTTGTCAGCCGTAAAAATAAAGCCCGACTACGTAAAAGCCTTTTTGGAAATGGCCCGTATACGCAAAGCCCAACGGAAATTTGATCAAGCTATAGAAAACTATAAAAATGCTGTTTCTTATGAGCCGGCTAATCTTCCGGCATTACGGGAAATGGCCCAAGTTTATGCGGATTTGGGACAAAATAATTTGGCCGAGCGTCACTTTAAAGAAGCTATCACTCTGGGTGAAGATGATGCCATAACCTATTATAATTTGGCAACGGTACAGGTTGATTTAGAAAAATATGGAGAAGCTCTGTCTAATGCGGAAAAAGCTTATAAGCTCAAACCTGCTGATGCAAGAGTTTTATATACATATGGTTTAACTTTAGAAAAAAACGGACGAAAATCTGAAGCCTATGATTATTACACACAGGCTGCATCTACAAATAAAAACTATGCTAAGCCTAGAATAAATCTGGGCCGTATGTATTTGGATGAGGGAAAATTCGGTGAAGCTGAAGAAAACCTTTTGGCAGCCTATAGGCTTGAACCCAATAATTTTGAAGTAAACACAAATTTGGGTAAGTTATACGGCTTAAAAGGAGACTACACCAAGTCGGTTAATCATTACTCCAATGCAGTAAAAAATCAGCCTCGTAATATTACGGCAAAGCAGAATTTGGCTGCTGCCTATATTTCTGCGGATCTAAAAGAAAATGCCGTAAGCGTTTATGAACAGATTATAAAGGTCGATACTAAAAACTGGGATGCTTATTATGAACTTGGTAAACTTTACATAAGTTTGGATAAAAAAGCCGATGCAAAGCTTATTTTGGAAGGCGTATTGAATAAAAATCCGAATTATTCAAAAGCATCGGAGATTCGCTCGATACTTTCATCCCTTTAA
- a CDS encoding tetratricopeptide repeat protein, whose amino-acid sequence MKTHFYRLKLKKSIFFAAFLSFFSLLFAVDYFEEGKKLLYSDKPQEAVSALFKASQEAGTPKSVYLYLGVAYFRIGKYSEALTYLSQGKDKDILNGHLYYYNIGNVYFLQNQFEASELAYNEAISSNGLYAPAFLNRANTRIKLEKLEGALQDYKIYLNLKPDTLQRSSIEKMISLLEGLAEEAERARALAEAKKAAEEAERLAAEARYKKLIENVNANLSSVDNADAVSAGADDTIDYSEENELD is encoded by the coding sequence ATGAAAACGCATTTTTATCGATTAAAATTAAAAAAAAGCATTTTTTTTGCTGCTTTTTTATCTTTTTTTTCATTGCTTTTTGCAGTAGATTATTTTGAAGAAGGTAAAAAACTTTTGTATTCTGATAAGCCTCAAGAGGCTGTTTCGGCTCTTTTTAAGGCTAGTCAGGAAGCGGGAACCCCTAAATCGGTTTATCTTTATCTTGGCGTTGCTTATTTTCGAATAGGGAAGTACAGTGAGGCCTTAACCTATCTTTCTCAAGGTAAGGATAAGGATATCCTCAACGGACATTTATATTATTACAATATAGGTAATGTTTATTTTTTACAAAATCAGTTTGAAGCCTCAGAGCTAGCTTATAATGAGGCTATTTCTTCAAACGGCCTCTATGCTCCGGCTTTTTTAAACAGGGCCAATACACGGATAAAACTGGAAAAACTTGAGGGTGCTTTACAAGATTATAAAATTTATTTAAACTTAAAACCTGATACGCTTCAAAGATCTTCAATAGAAAAAATGATATCGCTTTTGGAAGGCCTTGCCGAGGAAGCGGAAAGAGCGAGGGCCTTGGCTGAAGCAAAAAAGGCTGCCGAAGAGGCCGAGCGTTTGGCTGCTGAGGCGAGGTATAAAAAACTTATAGAAAATGTAAACGCCAACCTTTCTTCGGTTGACAATGCAGATGCCGTATCGGCAGGAGCTGACGATACAATAGATTATTCGGAGGAAAACGAACTTGACTGA
- a CDS encoding tetratricopeptide repeat protein yields the protein MSSLTIILIAAISAVLIFLIIFLLKSVLFPKKRARIEKNLKSGKYGAAIKDAKSILSKNPRDSEARYLLGKAYLADKKADLAFIEFKTLNKTAVFNNPATEIEFRTIIADLYLKFQQPDEALKEFMLLNKKDPKNPKPYFQAGQIYENKNMSDQAIAYFQKAIEVDSRFAEAYASLGLLLFKANQIPEAEKAIATALKLAPDNSETLYYHGRILKSKKNYAQALSALEKAARKQEIRTKCFFERGCCYLETNSLEKAEFEFTRAIKSSKQPSAPEVLYSRYLLAECYEKQRDIDKAIEQWEAISTVNPKFRNTAQKLAEYSDLRTNDHMKEYLTLIKEDFFKMCRDITEQYFDYPVQALKETKMGCTILAVEKGSEQWLNTRKKPQLLIFSRDGHTITESFLRSVHEEMKKQAVVTSHIITSGTFSPDAVKFAENRPFNLIDRQKLERIVEKVKFTF from the coding sequence ATGTCTTCATTAACGATTATTTTGATTGCAGCGATAAGTGCGGTCCTCATTTTTCTCATTATTTTTTTGTTAAAATCGGTTCTTTTTCCAAAAAAAAGAGCAAGAATCGAAAAGAACTTAAAATCCGGAAAATACGGAGCCGCAATCAAGGATGCAAAATCAATACTCTCAAAAAATCCCAGAGATTCGGAAGCCCGATACCTTTTGGGCAAGGCCTACCTTGCAGACAAAAAAGCAGATCTAGCCTTTATAGAGTTTAAAACTCTAAACAAGACAGCGGTATTTAACAATCCGGCAACCGAAATCGAATTCAGAACCATTATAGCAGATTTATATTTAAAATTCCAGCAACCGGACGAGGCTTTAAAGGAATTTATGCTTTTAAATAAAAAAGATCCGAAAAATCCCAAGCCTTATTTTCAGGCCGGTCAAATTTACGAAAATAAAAACATGTCGGATCAGGCAATAGCTTATTTTCAAAAAGCTATAGAAGTTGACTCACGCTTTGCAGAAGCCTATGCTTCATTAGGCCTTTTACTTTTTAAAGCAAATCAGATTCCTGAGGCCGAAAAGGCGATTGCCACAGCCTTAAAATTAGCCCCTGATAATAGTGAAACCCTTTATTATCACGGAAGAATCTTAAAAAGCAAAAAAAACTACGCCCAAGCTCTTTCAGCCCTTGAAAAAGCGGCAAGAAAGCAGGAGATAAGAACAAAATGCTTTTTTGAAAGAGGATGCTGCTACTTGGAAACAAACAGCCTTGAAAAGGCCGAATTCGAATTCACTAGGGCGATAAAATCTTCAAAGCAGCCCTCGGCTCCTGAAGTTCTTTATTCTAGATATCTTTTAGCGGAATGTTACGAAAAACAAAGAGACATAGATAAGGCAATAGAGCAATGGGAAGCCATAAGCACAGTCAATCCTAAATTCAGGAACACGGCTCAAAAACTTGCCGAATATTCAGACCTTCGTACCAACGATCATATGAAAGAATATTTAACCCTCATCAAGGAAGATTTTTTCAAAATGTGCAGGGATATTACCGAGCAGTACTTCGATTATCCGGTTCAAGCCTTAAAAGAGACAAAAATGGGCTGTACAATACTTGCAGTCGAAAAAGGTTCGGAACAATGGCTTAATACAAGAAAAAAACCTCAGCTTTTGATTTTTTCGAGGGATGGGCACACAATAACGGAATCTTTTTTACGATCCGTACATGAAGAGATGAAAAAACAAGCCGTTGTAACCTCTCACATTATAACATCCGGCACTTTTTCGCCTGATGCGGTAAAGTTTGCAGAAAACAGACCCTTTAACCTTATTGACAGACAAAAGCTTGAAAGAATAGTTGAAAAAGTAAAATTTACATTTTAG
- a CDS encoding metallophosphoesterase, protein MKKILCISDQIDPMIYSKDIKEKYGDVDFIISAGDLPIDYLDFVQTSLNKPLYFVFGSHHLKALTHYHPEMAEKTKDGEVNIFKKGNTKKSNQGIYIGFKSLKYENMIIAGVSGAKKHNDGKNQFTEKQMKRKLSKMIPALFFNKIKYGRYLDILVTHCPPLIEGEKEENKQESFECFTKFINFFKPKYLIHGQVHIYDPQQSRSTRYGETEIINAYSRHILELH, encoded by the coding sequence ATGAAAAAAATTCTATGTATTTCGGACCAGATAGACCCTATGATTTACAGCAAAGACATAAAAGAAAAATACGGAGATGTAGATTTTATAATATCGGCAGGAGATTTACCGATCGACTACCTCGACTTTGTACAAACATCCTTAAATAAACCGCTTTATTTTGTTTTTGGAAGCCATCACTTAAAAGCCCTCACTCACTATCATCCCGAAATGGCAGAAAAGACAAAGGATGGAGAGGTAAATATATTTAAAAAGGGAAATACAAAAAAAAGCAATCAGGGAATCTATATAGGTTTTAAAAGCCTTAAGTATGAAAACATGATAATCGCCGGCGTTTCGGGTGCTAAAAAGCACAACGACGGTAAAAATCAATTTACGGAAAAACAAATGAAGCGAAAGCTTTCAAAAATGATTCCGGCATTATTTTTTAATAAGATAAAATACGGGCGCTATTTGGATATCTTAGTAACCCACTGTCCTCCATTGATTGAAGGTGAAAAAGAAGAAAACAAACAAGAATCTTTTGAGTGTTTTACCAAATTTATAAATTTTTTTAAACCTAAATATCTTATACATGGACAGGTTCACATATATGACCCTCAACAATCCCGCAGCACAAGGTATGGAGAAACCGAGATAATTAACGCATACAGCAGACATATTTTGGAGTTACACTAA
- a CDS encoding PP2C family protein-serine/threonine phosphatase: MKEIDSLDFYALITLSVLTILLLLFLIRITAINKKKAREVSRPFVLLTYSTLASAFIISISAAASVFFKSYMMLNIGLSVVLVVFTVCMVLSEKIYLKDQVEKVKRDKANADYIKKLQNLPSEESLRARKLINTTRLLLQKTNGLIAGKKDISSEMFPYITESFLTELSADGAVVLAVQSFEEVLAVKALAGTFPPPYKLPDDLARKEDHVFSNFKYARFEMGESIFTEVASKGKTLFIKDCKGSPLLPNNGNEKFLQHGSLIFFPLMVSSVVVGVAAVSRSPDKVSFSENEVKIGEYLSDFAAEMINLTLSISEASEHAEIENITDTVAKIQKILLPKNFKKVPGLEIGEYFLQERGICSDYYDVIVQQKRVFIVLADVAGKSIQSAIIMIMIRAILYLITNTDQNMESILDWLNKGITGKIDIDHFASISLLSYEQKTNTIEFIGAGNQAMMIWNNEKNKIELFQQKTDPIGIDVRSTYKSIKVPLKKGDVAALYTDGIIETLNAAGEQYGTTRLAQLIADNYSQNSKDIVNKIKNDMTSFIGKAQTHDDRTLLIIKAR, encoded by the coding sequence ATGAAAGAAATTGATTCTCTTGATTTTTATGCATTGATTACTCTTTCGGTATTGACTATTTTATTATTATTATTTCTCATAAGAATTACGGCTATAAACAAAAAGAAAGCTAGAGAGGTATCAAGGCCCTTTGTTTTGTTGACATATTCGACCTTAGCCTCTGCGTTTATAATAAGCATAAGTGCTGCAGCCTCGGTATTTTTTAAAAGCTATATGATGTTAAATATAGGATTATCGGTTGTCCTCGTTGTTTTTACTGTCTGTATGGTCTTATCCGAAAAGATATACCTGAAAGATCAAGTAGAAAAAGTAAAAAGAGACAAGGCAAATGCAGATTATATTAAAAAATTACAAAATCTCCCCTCTGAAGAATCTTTACGTGCACGTAAACTTATAAACACAACCCGCCTTTTACTCCAAAAAACTAATGGATTAATCGCAGGAAAAAAAGATATCTCATCCGAAATGTTTCCATATATCACAGAGTCTTTTTTAACGGAGTTATCGGCTGACGGAGCCGTAGTCCTTGCAGTACAAAGTTTTGAAGAGGTCTTGGCTGTAAAGGCCTTGGCCGGAACCTTTCCTCCGCCTTATAAATTACCTGATGACCTTGCACGCAAAGAAGATCACGTATTTTCCAACTTTAAATATGCGCGGTTTGAGATGGGTGAGTCGATATTTACGGAAGTTGCCTCCAAAGGCAAAACCCTCTTTATTAAAGATTGTAAAGGCAGCCCCTTACTTCCTAACAATGGAAACGAAAAATTTTTACAGCACGGAAGCCTAATATTCTTCCCCCTAATGGTCAGCTCTGTTGTAGTTGGAGTGGCGGCCGTATCCCGTAGCCCGGATAAGGTTTCTTTTTCAGAAAATGAAGTCAAAATAGGAGAATACTTATCGGATTTTGCGGCAGAAATGATTAACCTTACTTTAAGTATATCCGAAGCTTCCGAACATGCTGAAATTGAAAATATAACCGATACGGTTGCAAAAATTCAAAAGATTCTTTTACCTAAAAACTTTAAAAAAGTTCCCGGCCTTGAAATAGGAGAATATTTTTTACAGGAGAGAGGTATCTGCAGCGACTATTATGACGTAATTGTTCAACAAAAAAGAGTATTTATCGTTCTTGCAGATGTTGCAGGTAAAAGTATTCAATCTGCAATTATTATGATTATGATTAGGGCAATTCTCTACCTTATAACAAACACCGATCAAAACATGGAATCTATTTTAGACTGGCTCAATAAGGGTATTACCGGCAAGATAGATATAGACCACTTTGCGAGTATTTCTCTTTTATCCTATGAGCAGAAAACAAATACAATAGAATTCATAGGGGCAGGTAATCAGGCAATGATGATATGGAACAATGAAAAAAATAAAATCGAATTATTCCAGCAAAAAACGGACCCCATAGGAATAGACGTCCGTTCAACATATAAAAGTATAAAGGTTCCTTTGAAAAAAGGTGATGTAGCAGCACTTTATACGGACGGTATTATCGAAACGCTTAATGCCGCAGGCGAGCAGTATGGAACTACCAGACTCGCACAATTAATAGCCGATAATTATTCCCAAAATTCAAAGGATATAGTAAATAAAATAAAAAATGACATGACTTCGTTTATAGGAAAGGCCCAGACTCATGATGATCGCACTTTGCTGATTATTAAGGCTAGGTAA
- a CDS encoding anti-sigma factor antagonist (This anti-anti-sigma factor, or anti-sigma factor antagonist, belongs to a family that includes characterized members SpoIIAA, RsbV, RsfA, and RsfB.) — protein sequence MELKIRKNKEVYIIDVSGEMDLYNSYRLKELVMKMIERQIKCMIINLEDVDYIDSSGIGALIYICSTVKKMNLRLFITNIHGSVKKVIELTKLMGYFPITNSLEEALQKMES from the coding sequence ATGGAACTAAAAATCCGAAAAAACAAAGAGGTTTACATTATTGATGTAAGCGGTGAAATGGACCTATACAATTCATACAGACTAAAAGAACTTGTTATGAAGATGATCGAGCGTCAAATAAAATGTATGATTATAAATCTTGAAGATGTGGACTACATAGATTCTTCAGGAATAGGAGCATTGATTTATATCTGCTCTACCGTAAAAAAGATGAATCTGCGGTTGTTTATAACCAATATTCACGGTTCCGTGAAAAAGGTTATAGAACTGACAAAGCTGATGGGCTATTTTCCCATAACGAACAGCTTGGAAGAAGCATTACAAAAAATGGAAAGCTAA
- a CDS encoding ATP-binding protein produces MTAIKELKVDEKSPLFDKTGMLYKEFPSDFRQIRYFTLLIVQSAPLEIKGINLLEQQISEIIKNAVKHGNRCNPSKKVKVWYEFSSTHAHLIVEDEGEGFKEIDKWNEFNKKRLECLHKQDFANLGAYVSFRTSQSDEYDGGNALFAALEYWDGGFIFNKKKNGVAMLKKYPQKKHGISL; encoded by the coding sequence ATGACAGCTATAAAAGAACTTAAAGTTGATGAAAAAAGCCCCTTATTCGATAAAACAGGGATGTTATATAAAGAATTTCCTTCTGATTTCAGGCAAATCAGATATTTTACACTCTTAATCGTGCAATCAGCCCCCTTAGAAATAAAGGGAATCAACCTATTGGAGCAGCAAATAAGCGAGATTATTAAAAATGCGGTAAAACACGGAAACAGATGTAATCCGTCCAAAAAAGTCAAGGTATGGTACGAATTCAGCTCTACCCACGCACATTTAATAGTCGAGGATGAAGGAGAAGGCTTTAAAGAAATCGACAAGTGGAACGAATTCAATAAAAAACGCTTGGAGTGTCTGCATAAGCAGGACTTTGCAAACCTTGGAGCCTATGTTTCTTTTAGGACATCCCAAAGCGATGAATATGACGGAGGAAACGCCCTCTTTGCAGCCCTTGAATATTGGGACGGAGGTTTTATTTTTAACAAGAAAAAAAACGGCGTTGCGATGTTAAAAAAATATCCTCAAAAGAAACACGGTATTTCGCTATAA